AAACCCCGCGCTCGATGCTGGCGAATGCCACCGACATCAAGGACCTCGACCGCAAGACGCACGAAGCCGAGCGCGTCAAGCTGCGTGAAAGCCTCTCGGGATCCGACCTCGACAAGGCGCTGGACGAGCTGGAAAATCAATGGAACCTCGGTGAGAGCGACCGCAAGCAGCGCTACATGAGCCATGCCATGGCGATTGCCGCCCAGGCGATCGACCATGTCGGCCTGCCCGCCATCATCCGTCCCTCCTTCACGCTCGGCGGCACCGGCGGCGGCATCGCCTACAATCGCTCGGAATTCTTCGAGATCGTCGGCGGCGGCCTCGACGCCTCGCCGACCACCGAAGTGCTGGTCGAGGAATCGGTGCTCGGCTGGAAGGAATATGAAATGGAGGTCGTCCGCGACAAGGCGGACAACTGCATCATCATCTGCTCGATCGAGAACATCGACCCGATGGGCGTCCATACCGGCGATTCGATCACCGTCGCGCCGGCGCTGACGCTGACGGACAAGGAATACCAGATCATGCGCAACGCCTCGATCGCGGTGCTGCGCGAGATCGGGGTCGAAACCGGCGGCTCGAACGTCCAGTTCGCCGTCAATCCCAAGGACGGCCGTCTCGTCGTCATCGAAATGAACCCGCGCGTCTCGCGCTCGTCGGCGCTAGCCTCCAAGGCCACCGGTTTCCCGATCGCCAAGATCGCCGCCAAGCTGGCGATCGGCTATACGCTCGACGAACTGGATAACGACATCACCGGCGGCGCAACGCCTGCCTCCTTCGAACCGTCGATCGACTACGTCGTCACCAAGATTCCGCGTTTCGCCTTCGAGAAATTCCCCGGCGCCTCGCCGGTGCTGACGACCGCGATGAAATCGGTCGGTGAAGTCATGGCGATCGGCCGCACCTTCGCCGAATCGCTGCAGAAGGCGCTACGTGGCTTGGAAACCGGCCTGACCGGCCTCGACGAGATCGAAATCCCCGGCTTTGAAGAGGGCGAATCCAGCCAGAACGCTATCCGCGCCGCAATCGGCACACCGACGCCCGATCGCCTGCGCATGGTCGCCCAGGCGCTGCGCCAGGGCATGAGCGAGGCCGAAGTCCACGAAGGCTGCAAGATCGATCCCTGGTTCATCGCCGAGCTCAAGAATATCGTCGAGATGGAAGCCCGGATCCGCGAGCACGGCCTGCCTGATGATGCCGCCAACCTGCGCATGTTGAAGGCCATGGGCTTTTCCGACGCGCGTCTGGCGACGCTGACCGGCAAGCGCCCGAAGGAAGTTGCCGAATTCCGTAACAAGCTGAACGTCCGCCCCGTCTTCAAGCGCATCGATACCTGTGCCGCCGAATTCGCCTCGCCGACCGCCTACATGTATTCGACCTATGAGACGCCTTTCGTCGGCGCCGCCCGCTCCGAGGCTGAAGTCTCTGACCGTAAGAAGGTCGTCATCCTCGGCGGCGGTCCGAACCGCATCGGCCAGGGCATCGAGTTCGACTATTGCTGCTGCCACGCCGCCTTCGCGCTGAAGGATGCGGGTTATGAAGCGATCATGATCAACTGCAACCCGGAAACCGTCTCGACCGATTACGATACCTCGGACCGCCTCTATTTCGAGCCGCTGACGGCCGAGGACGTGATCGAGATCCTGCGGGCGGAGCAGGAAAAGGGCGAAGTCGTCGGCGTCATCGTCCAGTTCGGCGGCCAGACGCCGCTGAAGCTTGCCGAGGCGCTGGAAAAGAACGGCATCCCGATCCTCGGCACCGCGCCTGACATGATCGACCTTGCCGAGGACCGCGACCGCTTCCAGAAGCTGTTGATGAAGCTCGACCTCAACCAGCCGAACAACGGCATCGCCTATTCGGTTGAGCAGGCCCGCATGGTCGCCACCGAAATCGGCTTCCCACTGGTCGTGCGTCCCTCTTACGTGCTTGGCGGCCGCGCCATGCAGATCCTGCATTCGGAAGGCCAGTTGCAGAGCTACCTGCTTGATACCGTGCCTGAACTGGTGCCTGAGGATATCAAGCAGCGCTACCCGAACGACAAGACCGGCCAGATCAACACTCTGCTCGGCAAGAACCCGCTGCTCTTCGACAGCTATCTCAGCCACGCCATCGAAGTCGACGTCGACTGCCTCTCCGACGGCACAGACGTCTATGTCGCCGGCATCATGGAGCATATCGAGGAAGCCGGCATCCATTCCGGTGACAGCGCCTGCTCGCTGCCGCCGCGCACGCTCTCCAGCGAGATGCTCGACGAGCTGGAGCGCCAGGCCAAGGCGATGGCCAAGGCGCTCAACGTCGGCGGCCTGATGAACGTCCAGTTCGCCATCAAGGACGGCACCGTCTACGTTCTCGAAGTCAATCCGCGCGCCTCTCGCACCGTGCCCTTCGTCGCCAAGACCATCGGCGCGCCGATCGCCAAGATCGCCGCCCGCGTCATGGCCGGCGAAAAACTCGATGCGACCTTCGCCGCCTACGGCGAAAAGCCCGATCCGCGCAAGCTGAAGCACATCGCTGTCAAGGAAGCCGTCTTCCCCTTCGCCCGTTTCCCCGGCGTCGACACGCTGCTCGGCCCGG
This Rhizobium brockwellii DNA region includes the following protein-coding sequences:
- the carB gene encoding carbamoyl-phosphate synthase large subunit, with product MPKRQDIKSILIIGAGPIVIGQACEFDYSGTQACKALKEEGYRVILVNSNPATIMTDPGLADATYVEPITPEVVAKIIAKERPDALLPTMGGQTALNTALSLKRMGVLDRYNVEMIGAKPAAIDMAEDRALFREAMARIGLETPRSMLANATDIKDLDRKTHEAERVKLRESLSGSDLDKALDELENQWNLGESDRKQRYMSHAMAIAAQAIDHVGLPAIIRPSFTLGGTGGGIAYNRSEFFEIVGGGLDASPTTEVLVEESVLGWKEYEMEVVRDKADNCIIICSIENIDPMGVHTGDSITVAPALTLTDKEYQIMRNASIAVLREIGVETGGSNVQFAVNPKDGRLVVIEMNPRVSRSSALASKATGFPIAKIAAKLAIGYTLDELDNDITGGATPASFEPSIDYVVTKIPRFAFEKFPGASPVLTTAMKSVGEVMAIGRTFAESLQKALRGLETGLTGLDEIEIPGFEEGESSQNAIRAAIGTPTPDRLRMVAQALRQGMSEAEVHEGCKIDPWFIAELKNIVEMEARIREHGLPDDAANLRMLKAMGFSDARLATLTGKRPKEVAEFRNKLNVRPVFKRIDTCAAEFASPTAYMYSTYETPFVGAARSEAEVSDRKKVVILGGGPNRIGQGIEFDYCCCHAAFALKDAGYEAIMINCNPETVSTDYDTSDRLYFEPLTAEDVIEILRAEQEKGEVVGVIVQFGGQTPLKLAEALEKNGIPILGTAPDMIDLAEDRDRFQKLLMKLDLNQPNNGIAYSVEQARMVATEIGFPLVVRPSYVLGGRAMQILHSEGQLQSYLLDTVPELVPEDIKQRYPNDKTGQINTLLGKNPLLFDSYLSHAIEVDVDCLSDGTDVYVAGIMEHIEEAGIHSGDSACSLPPRTLSSEMLDELERQAKAMAKALNVGGLMNVQFAIKDGTVYVLEVNPRASRTVPFVAKTIGAPIAKIAARVMAGEKLDATFAAYGEKPDPRKLKHIAVKEAVFPFARFPGVDTLLGPEMRSTGEVIGLDTDFALAFAKSQLGAGVELPRDGTVFVSVRDADKPRVLPAISILVEQGFKVLATGGTARFLAENGITATKINKVLEGRPHIEDAIRNRQVQLVINTTDGNKAISDSKSLRRATLMQKVPYYTTMAGAEAAAQAIKALKAGNLEVRPLQSYFA